The sequence CGGCGTACGCCGAGGCCGCCCTTGCCTGCATCGCCGGCTCTCCCGGCTCCACGCGCCCGAGCTCCGCCACGAGACCCGCGTCGACCCAGGGCGGCAGGTCCAGGCCCTGGTAACTGATGCAGGAGCCGATCCGCTGTCGGCCCACCAGCAGCGGCGGTAGCACCGGCTCGAAGCTGACCGCCGTTTCCACGGGTGCCTTGATGTCGTCCAGCCAGCGGCCGATCCAGCCGGTGGTCGCTGGGGCCTCGGGTGTACCGGTCTGCCAGATGTCCATGGACCGGAAGTGGCTCCGGTCCGGCCGGGGGTATCCGACGCCCAGGACGATCGCCAGGCGCTTGTCGTCCCACAGCCGCTTCAAGCCCGTCAGCACCGGGTTCAGGCCCAGCGCGTCGTTCAACGGCAGAACTTTCTCGGCCGAGTAGGCCAGCTCGGGACGGCTGGCGTGGTAGGCCGGGTCGGCATAGGGGATGACCGTGTTGAGCCCGTCGTTGCCGCCGTACAGCGTGACCAGGACGACCGTCTCGCCGGGCGGCTCGCTGCCGCGATCGGCGCTGCCCAACAGCCGAGAGAAGGCGAGCGCACCGCCTCCGGCGGCGAGCGCGGCCGCGCCAGTCACCCCGGAGGCGAGCAGGAATCGACGGCGGGTGAAGGCATCCATCTCAGGTCACCGCGTATTCCGGGCTGACCAAGCCCATGGTCAGCAACATGCGGGGGTTGTCCACCTTCCGCAGCACGGCGTACGTCCGGTTGGTCCACCGATCGACGCAGAGCATTGCCGCGACATCCTCCGGAGTGAGGCGGCCCAGCTCGAGCTGACTGGCCAGTTTGCCAGCGAGACTGAGCTTCAGCCGGGCCGCGGCCGAGGTGAGCCAGGCGGCGCCGGCGGGCCAGCCACCCACGCTCGGCGGCGCGAAGGGACGCTGTCCCAGCCCGCCCAGCCCGTCGCAGAGCTGGATGAACATCTCCCGGGGGAAATCGGCCGGGCGAAGCCCCAACTGGCGCATGGCGCCGACCATCCATTCGACCGGCTGCTTCACCATCGTGCCGTGGGTGGCCCGG comes from Micromonospora viridifaciens and encodes:
- a CDS encoding DUF1501 domain-containing protein, which codes for MDAFTRRRFLLASGVTGAAALAAGGGALAFSRLLGSADRGSEPPGETVVLVTLYGGNDGLNTVIPYADPAYHASRPELAYSAEKVLPLNDALGLNPVLTGLKRLWDDKRLAIVLGVGYPRPDRSHFRSMDIWQTGTPEAPATTGWIGRWLDDIKAPVETAVSFEPVLPPLLVGRQRIGSCISYQGLDLPPWVDAGLVAELGRVEPGEPAMQARAASAYADLLEMRRVIKGADEATGSPKAAAEPAVPATGTGGESALSAQLALVARCVEVGVPTRVYSVSLGGFDTHADELSAQELLLRQLDTALSSFVDRMVQSEAGRRVTVVVYSEFGRRVRANASDGTDHGTAGPMLVLGHRVAGGFYGEQPSLTDLDQGDLKATADFRDVFGSILGSVLKADPSRYFDGYEPRLLPLLTHA